Proteins encoded together in one Ipomoea triloba cultivar NCNSP0323 chromosome 4, ASM357664v1 window:
- the LOC116017340 gene encoding iridoid synthase CYC2, whose protein sequence is MGICIEPSYKTMAVKESEFIFEENLTCRYVAVIFGVTGLVGKEIARQLLMRSAWKVYGVARRPGKIPIQHPNFHFISCDLLDAEESRQKLCLLEDVSHVFWVTWASGFPLDSPECYEQNREMMANALDVVIPRAGAALKHVSLQTGTKHYISLTGPPAAEEERDEGMRLYDECCPRVETGHNFYYVLEDLLKERLAGKVAWSIHRPGLIMGSSHSTLYNFMGSLCVYGSICKRLNLPFVFGGEKQCWEEMGLDGSDARLVAGQHIWAASNDTIYSTTGQALNAVNGSSFTWKEIWPAIGLELGVTVPENPFSPDFTFSRAMAEQGQVWKDIVREEGLVETEMEDLANWGFLDALFRCPVKMLGTREKADRLGFTTRYNTLDSITYWIAVMREEKLIPW, encoded by the coding sequence ATGGGGATATGCATAGAGCCAAGCTACAAAACTATGGCTGTGAAAGAATCTGAGTTTATATTTGAAGAAAATCTGACCTGTAGATATGTTGCGGTGATCTTTGGAGTGACGGGGCTGGTTGGGAAGGAGATTGCCAGGCAGCTTCTGATGAGATCTGCATGGAAGGTGTACGGTGTTGCTCGGAGGCCTGGGAAGATCCCCATTCAACATCctaatttccattttatctCGTGTGATCTTCTCGATGCGGAGGAGAGCAGGCAGAAGCTGTGTCTACTGGAAGATGTGAGTCATGTGTTTTGGGTGACCTGGGCGAGCGGTTTCCCCCTGGACAGCCCTGAATGTTACGAGCAGAACAGGGAGATGATGGCGAATGCGCTTGACGTCGTGATCCCGCGCGCCGGGGCGGCGCTGAAGCACGTTTCTCTCCAGACGGGGACGAAGCATTATATTTCGCTGACGGGGCCgccggcggcggaggaggagaGAGATGAAGGAATGCGGCTGTACGACGAGTGTTGCCCTAGGGTGGAGACGGGGCACAACTTTTACTATGTCCTAGAGGATCTGCTCAAGGAGAGATTGGCGGGGAAGGTGGCCTGGTCGATTCACCGACCCGGTTTAATCATGGGGAGCTCCCACAGCACGCTGTACAACTTCATGGGGAGTCTCTGCGTGTACGGAAGCATCTGTAAACGCCTGAATCTCCCTTTTGTATTTGGGGGAGAGAAGCAATGCTGGGAGGAGATGGGGCTGGACGGGTCGGACGCCCGGCTAGTGGCGGGGCAACACATCTGGGCAGCCAGCAACGACACAATATATTCCACCACCGGCCAGGCGTTGAACGCAGTCAACGGCTCAAGTTTCACGTGGAAGGAGATATGGCCGGCTATAGGGCTGGAATTGGGAGTAACAGTGCCGGAAAACCCCTTCTCGCCGGATTTCACGTTTTCCAGGGCCATGGCGGAGCAAGGCCAAGTGTGGAAAGACATTGTGAGAGAGGAAGGGCTGGTGGAAACGGAGATGGAGGATTTGGCTAATTGGGGATTCCTGGATGCTCTGTTCAGATGCCCCGTGAAAATGCTGGGAACTCGAGAAAAAGCCGATCGCCTCGGTTTCACCACAAGATACAACACACTGGATTCAATAACATACTGGATCGCCGTCATGAGAGAAGAAAAACTAATCCCATGGTAG
- the LOC116017339 gene encoding protein DAMAGED DNA-BINDING 2: MPPQTRRTSFPKVVIERDTDSEESSSEEEDVDNGSVQESESESEEGEVEEAKVEGVEEKVEDVSSLKKTGKQPITISLKKVCKVCKRTGHEAGFKGATYIDCPMKPCFLCKMPGHTTMFCPHRVATEFGVVPAPRKNMQNPLEYFFLRQLQPRIHPIKPAFVIPDQVHCAVVRYHSRRVTCLEFHPTNSNILLSGDKKGQLGVWDFVKVHEKTVYGNIHGCILNNMKFSPANDGSVYGASSDGTVSCTDLETGISLSLMNLNPNGWQGPSTWRMLYGLDVNPERSVVLIADNFGYLYMIDMRSNEVIGEPLLIHKKGSKVVGLHCNPFQPDILLSCGNDHFARIWDMRQLKAGSSLCSLPHKRVVNSAYFSPQSGSKILTTSQDNRIRVWDSIFGNLDTPSREIVHSHDFNRHLTAFRAEWDPKDPSESLVVVGRYISENYNGTALHPIDFIDITTGQLIAEVMDPNITTISPVNKLHPRDDILASGSSRSLFIWRPAGESEPGQQRAEEKIVVCGKAADAKRKKFGADSDDESDGDMFPSNGKNIKNKKVALKSTKYSIKKKR; the protein is encoded by the exons ATGCCCCCGCAGACCAGAAGAACGTCCTTCCCCAAAGTGGTGATCGAGCGCGACACGGACTCCGAGGAAAGCTCGTCGGAAGAAGAAGATGTCGATAACGGCTCGGTACaggaatcagaatcagaatcagaagaaGGAGAAGTGGAGGAAGCTAAAGTAGAAGGCGTTGAAGAGAAAGTAGAAGACGTCTCGTCGTTGAAGAAGACAGGGAAACAGCCGATCACTATTAGTCTCAAGAAAGTCTGTAAG GTGTGTAAGAGAACTGGCCATGAAGCAGGGTTCAAGGGAGCAACCTACATTGACTGCCCAATGAAGCCGTGTTTTCTCTGCAAAATGCCTG GGCATacaacaatgttttgtccacatCGGGTGGCAACGGAATTTGGTGTCGTGCCAGCACCACGTAAAAACATGCAAAATCCTTTGGAATATTTTTTCCTGCGCCAGCTTCAACCCCGCATTCATCCT ATCAAGCCAGCATTTGTGATCCCAGATCAAGTGCATTGTGCTGTTGTTAGATATCACAGTAGACGAGTTACATGCTTGGAGTTCCACCCTACTAACAGCAATATTCTTTTATCTGGTGATAAG AAAGGACAACTTGGAGTCTGGGATTTTGTGAAAGTACATGAGAAGACAGTTTATGGAAATATACATGGTTGCATACTTAATAATATGAA GTTCAGTCCAGCAAATGATGGATCAGTATATGGTGCATCTTCAGATGGAACAGTTAGTTGCACTGATCTAGAGACTGGAATTTCATTGTCATTGATGAACCTTAATCCTAATGGGTGGCAG GGACCAAGCACTTGGAGGATGCTTTACGGGTTGGATGTAAATCCAGAAAGAAGTGTTGTTCTCATTGCCGATAATTTCGGATACctctatat GATTGACATGCGAAGCAATGAAGTAATTGGTGAACCACTTTTGATTCACAAGAAGGGTAGTAAAGTTGTTGGTCTGCACTGCAATCCTTTTCAACCAGATATACTGTTGAGTTGTGGAAATGACCACTTT GCACGTATTTGGGACATGCGTCAGTTGAAAGCTGGATCTTCTCTTTGCAGCCTTCCACACAAGCGTGTTGTTAACTCCGCATATTTTTCCCCACAAAGTGGTAGCAAAATACTTACTACTTCACAGGATAATCGAATCCGTGTGTGGGATTCAATATTTGGGAACCTTGATACTCCAAGCAGGGAAATTGTTCACAGTCATGATTTCAATCGACATCTTACTGCTTTCCGAGCAGAGTGGGACCCAAAA GATCCTTCAGAGTCCCTTGTTGTCGTTGGCCGTTACATAAGTGAAAACTATAATGGAACTGCCTTGCATCCTATTGATTTTATAGATATCACCACAGGCCAGTTAATTGCTGAAGTGATGGATCCTAACATAACAACTATCAGTCCCGTGAATAAGTTGCATCCACGTGATGATATTCTAGCATCGGGTAGTTCAAG GTCTCTTTTCATTTGGAGGCCTGCTGGGGAATCTGAGCCTGGACAGCAAAGAGCGGAGGAGAAAATTGTAGTTTGTGGAAAAGCTGCTGATGCAAAGCGGAAGAAATTTGGTGCTGACAGTGATGATGAATCTGATGGCGACATGTTCCCCAGCAATGGTAAGAACATTAAGAACAAGAAAGTTGCTTTAAAATCTACTAAATACAGTATCAAGAAGAAACGTTGA